The Haloarcula sp. CBA1127 genomic interval CAGTTCGCCGTCTCCGACTTCGGCGAGCGGTACAACGCCACGGAGGGCACAGCACTCGGGCTGGCACACACGCTCCGCCAGACCGCCCTGTTGCGGCCCAACAACCGCTCGTCGGCCGTCGACGGGCTCTACTTCACGGGGTCGTTCACGACGCCCGGAATCGGCGTGCCGATGTGTCTCATCAGCGGCGAACACACCGCAGAGGCGCTCATCGAGGATATCGCCTGAGTAATGCCCGAACTCCCGACCGACCGCATTACCGCCGTCATTCCGCCGGAGGAGACGCTTGTGGGCTACCTGCTGCGGCTCTCCCGGCCGCGATTCTGGCTCTACCTCGGCGGCCCGGTCATCGTCGGTGTCAGCTACGCGGCTGACGGCCCGGGAGAACTGTTCTCGCTGCTGGCTATCGCGCTGTTTCTGTACTTCACCATCCCTGGGAACGTGTTCCTCTATGGCGTCAACGACATCTTCGACGCCGACATCGACGAGCACAATCCCAAGAAAGACGACGGCCGGGAAGTCAGCTACCGTGGGGACAGCGCTATCACGGCCATCGTCGTCGCCAGCGGCGCGCTCGCGTTACTGTTCGTCCTCGGACTGCCGACGCTCGGGGTCGTGGCCTTGCTCGCCTGGATTGGGCTATCTATCGAGTACTCGGCCCCGCCGCTCCGGTTCAAGACGACGCCGTTTCTGGACTCCATCTCGAACGGCCTGTACATCCTGCCCGGTGTCATCGGCTACGCCGCTATCGAAGGGGTGGCCCCGCCAGCGACAGCGGTCGCCGGCGCGTGGCTCTGGGCGATGGGGATGCACACCTTCTCGGCGATTCCCGATATCGAACCCGACCGCGAGGCTGGCATCCAGACGACGGCAACGTTTCTGGGCGAGTCAAACACGTACTACTACTGCGTGATGTGCTGGCTCATGGCCGCGTTCGTATTCACGTACACACACTGGGTGTTCGGCCTGATACTGCTCATCTATCCCGGCCTCGTCTTCGGGATTCTCGGCATCGGCGTCGACATCGACGAGGCGTACTGGTGGTATCCCGCGATCAACACCGTTGTCGGGATGGTTTTCACGCTCATCGCGCTGTGGGTGATGCTGTATGGGTAGTGGCGAAGACAGAACGCTGGCGGGCTGGACGCTCCCGGAGACAAAAACCGACGCGACCGCGCAGTTCGACCAGTTCGTCACCGAGAACCGATTTACCATCGCCGTCGTCTTTCCGCTCGTCGGCGCGGTGACCCTGCTCGCGAGTGCCGAGGGACTCCTGCCGGACCCGCTCGCGTTCAATCCCTACTTCGTCCTCTTTGGCACGTTCGTGATGCGACTCCCGCTAGTCGCCGGCGTCTTTCCGCTTGTGGACCGCCGGGCCGGGCTGGCGCTAGTCGCGTTGACGCTCTACTCGTACGGCATCGAACTCATTGGCGTCCAGACCGGCTGGCCCTACGGCGAGTTCAGCTATGGCGTCGACCTCGGCCCAATGCTGCTCGGTGCGGTACCGTTCGGGCTCCCGGTTTTCTTCTTCCCACTAGTCCTGAATGCCTACCTGCTCGTCCTGCTGTTACTTGGCAACAGGGCGGCGTCAACCGCGGTTCGGCTGCTGGCGACGCTGGCGACGGTCATGCTCGTCGACCTCGTGCTCGATCCGGGGGCCGTGGCAATCGGCTTCTGGATTTACGAGATGCCACAGTTCTACGGCGTCCCGTGGCAGAACTACGCCGGGTGGCTCCTGTCGGGGTCAGTCGCTGTCCTGCTGTTTGACCTCGGGTTCGACCGTGCAGGGCTCCGCCAGCGACTCCGGGACTGCCCGTTCATGCTCGATGACCTGGTGAGTTTCGTCCTGCTGTGGGGTGGTATCAACCTCTTTTACGCGAACTGGGTGCCGGTCGGCCTGGCTGCGCTGCTGGGGGCTGGCCTCCTCTGGACGGACCGCTTTGACTTCGACCTCTCGGAAACCCGGCTCGGCCGTGCTGTCCGGTGGTGACTTCGTGGCTTGCTGTTGCCCGCCTGTCACGACCGCCGAAACAGGCCAAGCGTTTAAGCAACCGCGTAGGTAGGTGGACGTATGGATCGAATCCCGTTTGGAATCCGCCAGCTTGACTCCATCATCAACGGTGGAGCGCCTGCGGGGAGCGTCGTCCTGCTCTCCGGCGAGGCCGGCGCTGGCTCCCGGGAGTTCATGCATACGAGCGCACTCATCAACGGGCTCGAACAGGTAGACACGGAGCTGCACGACCTCTACTACGGCGACCGCTCGCCCGACGCTGTCGCCCCGGACGAGGTCCACTACATTTCGTTTACGACAAACGAATCGCAACTGGTCAGCGAGATGCGGCTAGCGATGGACGACGATGTGGTCGACAAGGGGAGCCGGGCGGTCGAGTTCCACGACCTCTCAGAGCGATATTTCCACATCAGCCCAGTGCCACGGGAATGGTACGCCAGCGAAACCGCATCGATTACCGACCTCCGGGCGCGGCACGAGCGAGAGGACCTGCTCGGGACGCTCGGCATGGTGCTGAACGAGGTGGCGGCGAACAACCTCGTCGTCATCGACTCGCTATCGGATCTTGTCAGCGCCATGGGTGAGGAAATCGAGTGGTCGGACATCAGCTCACTCGTTCAGGGGCTTCAGAAGGCGGCCCATCAGTGGGGCTGTCTGCTCCTCTTGCACATTAATCCTGAGACGCTGTCGACGGTGCGACACGGGCAACTCGTTGACGCCTCCCACGGCACGATGGAGTTCGCGTGGGAATCCGGCGGCTCCACCCGCGCCCGAACCCTCGTCGTCCAGCAGTTCCGTGGCGTCCTCTCACAGATCGAGGACGAGGACATCGTTCAGTTCGAGACTGAACTGGGCGATGCCGGCTTCGACATCAGCGATGTGCGCAAGATTCGATAGCGATAGTCGGCGGAACAACTGGCTGTAGCTGTCGACACAGAACAACGAGAGGGCTGCTGCGTGGTCGCTTCCACTCTCGGTATCTGAAATCGGCGGTAAACCCTTATCAGTGTTGTTCGTCAAGGATGTCGTAATGTCCTCCGAGTCGACTGATGACGGGGGAGTGTACGTCGAGCTATCTGCAGATCTAGACGAGTGGCTGACCGAGCAAGCCGAGGCACTCGGCGTGCCTCGCGACGCCGTCATGGAGCAACTGCTGGCCGCATACATGACAACAGCCGATTCGGACGGCGAAATGAGCGACCACCTCCAGCCGTCGTCGGACGAACTGGATGCCGTCGTCGCCGCAACCGTGGACGAGAAGCTGAACGGCTCAGTCGAAGCGGCGACCAAGAGCGCTGTGAGTGCCCAGGTCCCCGATATCGTCGACACGGTGGAACGCCAGCTTGCCGATCGGTTCGATGCGCTCGAAGCGGACTTTCAGACGAAAATCGACGACGTTCGCGAGCGCGTTGTGCAGGTCAAACGAGAGACTGACGAGAAAGCACCGGCCGAC includes:
- the cruF gene encoding bisanhydrobacterioruberin hydratase, whose product is MGSGEDRTLAGWTLPETKTDATAQFDQFVTENRFTIAVVFPLVGAVTLLASAEGLLPDPLAFNPYFVLFGTFVMRLPLVAGVFPLVDRRAGLALVALTLYSYGIELIGVQTGWPYGEFSYGVDLGPMLLGAVPFGLPVFFFPLVLNAYLLVLLLLGNRAASTAVRLLATLATVMLVDLVLDPGAVAIGFWIYEMPQFYGVPWQNYAGWLLSGSVAVLLFDLGFDRAGLRQRLRDCPFMLDDLVSFVLLWGGINLFYANWVPVGLAALLGAGLLWTDRFDFDLSETRLGRAVRW
- a CDS encoding HTR-like protein, producing MDRIPFGIRQLDSIINGGAPAGSVVLLSGEAGAGSREFMHTSALINGLEQVDTELHDLYYGDRSPDAVAPDEVHYISFTTNESQLVSEMRLAMDDDVVDKGSRAVEFHDLSERYFHISPVPREWYASETASITDLRARHEREDLLGTLGMVLNEVAANNLVVIDSLSDLVSAMGEEIEWSDISSLVQGLQKAAHQWGCLLLLHINPETLSTVRHGQLVDASHGTMEFAWESGGSTRARTLVVQQFRGVLSQIEDEDIVQFETELGDAGFDISDVRKIR
- a CDS encoding prenyltransferase, with product MPELPTDRITAVIPPEETLVGYLLRLSRPRFWLYLGGPVIVGVSYAADGPGELFSLLAIALFLYFTIPGNVFLYGVNDIFDADIDEHNPKKDDGREVSYRGDSAITAIVVASGALALLFVLGLPTLGVVALLAWIGLSIEYSAPPLRFKTTPFLDSISNGLYILPGVIGYAAIEGVAPPATAVAGAWLWAMGMHTFSAIPDIEPDREAGIQTTATFLGESNTYYYCVMCWLMAAFVFTYTHWVFGLILLIYPGLVFGILGIGVDIDEAYWWYPAINTVVGMVFTLIALWVMLYG